A portion of the Kineosporia corallincola genome contains these proteins:
- the egtD gene encoding L-histidine N(alpha)-methyltransferase, giving the protein MSYRFTDLLPADHSGPALRHDVLTGLTAEPKWLPPKWFYDKTGSALFEDITRLPEYYPTRSERAILEADAAVIVRSSGAGHLVELGSGSSEKTRLLLDEIASGGYTALDVSEDALRQAGDGLAATYPDLRIDLVRADFEEHLTEVLRRPADGPRLVAFLGGTIGNLKPEQRQVFLRSVRDGLNPGDSFLLGADLVKSPDVLVRAYDDSAGVTAAFNLNLLQVLNHRLGADFDPSAFEHHAVWDGDRAWIEMRLRALRDVIVRFADLDLTVRFAAGEEMRTEISAKFTRERLEKELGAAGFGAGGWWTDPDGRFSLSLWRPSDVM; this is encoded by the coding sequence ATGAGTTATCGCTTCACCGACCTGCTGCCCGCGGACCACTCCGGCCCGGCCCTGCGGCACGACGTCCTGACCGGGCTCACTGCCGAGCCGAAATGGCTTCCGCCGAAATGGTTCTACGACAAGACCGGGAGTGCCCTGTTCGAGGACATCACCCGACTGCCGGAGTACTACCCGACCCGCAGCGAACGGGCGATCCTGGAGGCCGACGCCGCCGTGATCGTGCGCAGCTCGGGGGCCGGTCACCTGGTGGAGCTGGGGTCGGGCTCGTCGGAGAAGACCCGGCTGCTGCTCGACGAGATCGCCTCCGGCGGCTACACCGCGCTCGACGTGAGCGAGGACGCGCTGCGCCAGGCCGGTGACGGCCTCGCCGCCACCTATCCGGATCTGCGGATCGACCTGGTGCGGGCGGACTTCGAGGAGCATCTGACCGAGGTGCTGCGGCGCCCGGCCGACGGGCCGAGGCTGGTGGCCTTCCTCGGCGGAACCATCGGGAACCTGAAACCCGAACAGCGGCAGGTGTTTCTGCGATCGGTACGGGACGGGCTGAATCCGGGTGACAGCTTCCTGCTCGGTGCCGACCTGGTGAAGTCGCCGGACGTGCTGGTGCGTGCCTACGACGACTCGGCCGGGGTGACGGCGGCGTTCAACCTGAACCTGCTCCAGGTGCTGAACCACCGGCTGGGAGCCGATTTCGACCCGTCCGCGTTCGAGCACCACGCGGTCTGGGACGGCGATCGGGCCTGGATCGAGATGCGGCTGCGGGCGCTGCGCGACGTCATCGTGCGGTTCGCCGACCTCGACCTGACCGTGCGGTTCGCCGCCGGGGAGGAGATGCGCACCGAGATCTCCGCCAAGTTCACCCGGGAACGGCTCGAGAAGGAGCTCGGTGCAGCCGGTTTCGGTGCCGGTGGCTGGTGGACCGATCCGGACGGCCGGTTCTCGCTCTCGCTCTGGCGGCCGTCAGACGTAATGTGA
- a CDS encoding GAF domain-containing protein → MVFGRKRSSGGPATTPANAPRDVETFAEVIRALESVTSEESAYRISVDAFVRASGVDYGAAWLPEGGELTMIHQTGRIVDGMASAFPGKRNAMDASLVGRAFRTGEPLFIDDLAQTTGSVRAQAAQRLGMVSGMFYPVQNNGQVRGVLEYFSDEPIADNPGRREKIVEIAKLSDMAVYRAIAQAQLQEIADDRLAVTEVVSKLNAAADEAACTRLALETVRDSFGWAYGSYWSIREGEDVLRFELESGSAGEEFRQVTLAASFAEGVGLSGRAWRSRDLVFVANLADLTDCVRAPAAGRAGVKSGICFPVIIGGRVVGTMDFFTTETITLSESRMGALRNVQQLVCQRLESIRRGETEQAGARALLDTVEQLRAATGDASRVAGEAVARSGDMTGEVDNLGAASAAIGDVIKIISSIADQTNLLALNATIEAARAGDAGKGFAVVADEVKQLAQETARATGQVSDQIAAIQENARSVATGIQNTSEIIGQMDSVQVRIQEILEVQAEMARQLDSHYV, encoded by the coding sequence GTGGTGTTTGGCAGGAAACGTTCGTCCGGCGGGCCGGCCACGACACCGGCGAACGCGCCTCGCGACGTCGAGACGTTCGCTGAGGTGATCCGGGCCCTGGAGTCGGTGACCAGCGAGGAGAGTGCCTACCGGATCTCGGTGGACGCGTTCGTGCGGGCCAGCGGGGTGGACTACGGAGCCGCCTGGCTGCCTGAGGGCGGCGAGCTGACGATGATCCATCAGACCGGGCGCATCGTCGACGGAATGGCAAGCGCATTCCCAGGCAAACGCAACGCCATGGACGCCAGCCTGGTCGGTCGGGCTTTCCGCACCGGTGAGCCACTTTTCATCGACGACCTCGCTCAGACCACCGGTTCGGTACGGGCCCAGGCCGCGCAACGGCTGGGCATGGTCTCCGGCATGTTCTACCCGGTGCAGAACAACGGCCAGGTGCGCGGCGTGCTGGAGTACTTCTCGGACGAGCCGATTGCCGACAACCCCGGCCGCCGGGAGAAGATCGTCGAGATCGCCAAGCTCTCCGACATGGCCGTGTACCGGGCGATCGCGCAGGCTCAGCTCCAGGAGATCGCCGACGACCGGCTGGCGGTGACCGAGGTGGTGAGCAAGCTGAACGCGGCCGCCGACGAGGCTGCCTGCACCCGGCTGGCCCTGGAGACCGTGCGCGACTCGTTCGGCTGGGCCTACGGCTCGTACTGGAGCATCCGCGAGGGCGAGGACGTGCTCCGCTTCGAGCTGGAGTCCGGCTCGGCCGGTGAGGAGTTCCGGCAGGTCACACTGGCGGCGAGTTTCGCCGAGGGAGTGGGTCTCTCGGGCCGGGCCTGGCGATCGCGGGACCTGGTGTTCGTGGCCAACCTGGCCGACCTGACCGACTGCGTGCGGGCCCCCGCGGCAGGCCGGGCCGGGGTGAAGTCGGGCATCTGCTTCCCGGTCATCATCGGCGGCCGGGTGGTGGGAACGATGGACTTCTTCACCACCGAGACCATCACCCTGTCCGAGTCCCGGATGGGCGCCCTGCGCAACGTGCAGCAGCTGGTCTGCCAGCGGCTGGAGTCGATCCGCCGGGGCGAGACCGAACAGGCCGGTGCCCGGGCACTTCTCGACACCGTGGAGCAGCTGCGCGCGGCCACCGGCGACGCCAGCCGGGTGGCCGGCGAGGCGGTGGCCCGGTCCGGCGACATGACCGGCGAGGTGGACAACCTGGGGGCGGCGTCGGCGGCGATCGGCGACGTCATCAAGATCATCTCCAGCATCGCCGACCAGACCAACCTGCTGGCCCTCAACGCCACCATCGAGGCCGCCCGCGCCGGTGACGCGGGCAAGGGCTTCGCCGTGGTCGCCGACGAGGTCAAGCAGCTCGCCCAGGAGACGGCGAGGGCCACCGGCCAGGTGTCCGACCAGATCGCGGCGATCCAGGAGAACGCCCGGTCGGTGGCCACCGGCATCCAGAACACCAGTGAGATCATCGGCCAGATGGACTCGGTACAGGTGCGGATCCAGGAGATCCTGGAGGTGCAGGCCGAGATGGCCCGCCAGCTGGACTCACATTACGTCTGA
- the ppc gene encoding phosphoenolpyruvate carboxylase — protein sequence MSDDSSLSEGLSEVSEGLSGHGPAASGAPVSPSVSDVQQLVDADRREPDVGQFAGGVASDEQHTALRASVRQLSTLLGEALTRHEGPELLSLVERVRQLARQPDDGELHALLSGLDDPTAIVLARAFTGYFQLANITEQLHRWQELTARPAGPLHATVEKIGAAIGSGEIDKAQVEEILGRVELRPVFTAHPTEATRRSVLDLLRKIADLIQVQEDPRSREVDTARAHRRLAELVDLLWQTDEIRVERPKPTDEARTAIYYLQTLTAQVVPDLLDELDRELASIGIEMPVNARPLRFGTWAGGDRDGNPNVTPEVTLDVLGLQHDFGLRELISAVDELILDLSSSTRVVDVSDELQATLEADRQALPGAYAAFIGLNAEEPYRLKLSYIRVRLARTRDRLEHGTPHEPGRDYLGISEAIDELRLIRSSLLANEGALIADGPVLRLLRTAVAVGMGLATLDIREHAGRHHATLAVLFDRLDELEVPYTELERGARIEVLSKELAHRRPLIGAGIDTLPEPAGRVLELFRTIRTALERFGPDAIESYIVSMAQDIDDILAVVVLAREAGLVDTGSPQAPAWARIGFVPLFETVTELEAAGPLMDALLSDPSYRRVVTARGDVQEIMLGYSDSSKDAGIAASQWQIHRAQRALRDIAANHGVVLRLFHGRGGSTGRGGGPTGEAILSQPYGSLNGPIKITEQGEVISDKYTLPQLGRENIEQALAAVLEASVLHRSSRLPADVLDGWNSTMDLVAGSAQEAYRALVRDPQLVPFFVSATPVDELGKLNIGSRPSRRPGGAGGLDDLRAIPWVFGWTQSRMNLPGWFGVGSGLAAAREAGRGDTLVQMYGSWHFFRTFLSNVQMTLSKTDMQIAARYVRTLVGDDDAAKLFDVIQAEHERTVQEVLRVTGRDQLLAASPVLRRTLELRDNYLAPLHALQISLLARSRQADENPDPDLQRALLLTINGIAAGLRNTG from the coding sequence ATGAGCGACGACTCCTCCCTGTCCGAGGGCCTGTCCGAGGTGTCCGAGGGCTTGTCCGGGCACGGTCCGGCGGCCTCCGGCGCACCGGTGAGCCCGAGCGTGTCCGACGTCCAGCAGCTGGTGGATGCCGACCGCCGGGAGCCGGACGTCGGGCAGTTCGCCGGCGGCGTGGCCTCCGACGAGCAGCACACCGCGCTGCGCGCCTCGGTCCGGCAGCTGTCCACCCTGCTCGGTGAGGCGCTGACCCGGCACGAGGGGCCCGAACTGCTGAGCCTGGTCGAGCGGGTGCGCCAGCTGGCGCGGCAGCCCGACGACGGCGAACTGCACGCCCTGCTGTCCGGTCTGGACGACCCGACGGCGATCGTGCTGGCCCGGGCCTTCACCGGCTACTTCCAGCTGGCCAACATCACCGAGCAGCTGCACCGCTGGCAGGAGCTCACGGCCCGGCCGGCCGGCCCACTGCACGCCACCGTGGAGAAGATCGGTGCCGCGATCGGCAGCGGCGAGATCGACAAGGCGCAGGTCGAGGAGATCCTCGGCCGGGTCGAGCTGCGGCCGGTGTTCACCGCCCACCCGACCGAGGCCACCCGGCGCTCGGTGCTCGACCTGCTGCGCAAGATCGCCGACCTGATCCAGGTGCAGGAAGACCCGCGCAGCCGCGAGGTCGACACGGCCCGGGCGCACCGGCGGCTGGCCGAGCTGGTCGACCTGCTCTGGCAGACCGACGAGATCCGGGTGGAGCGGCCGAAGCCGACCGACGAGGCCCGCACCGCGATCTACTACCTCCAGACGCTGACCGCGCAGGTGGTGCCCGACCTGCTCGACGAGCTCGACCGCGAGCTGGCCTCGATCGGCATCGAGATGCCGGTGAACGCCCGGCCGCTGCGCTTCGGCACCTGGGCCGGCGGCGACCGCGACGGCAACCCGAACGTCACCCCCGAGGTGACCCTGGACGTCCTCGGGCTCCAGCACGACTTCGGCCTGCGTGAACTGATCTCGGCCGTGGACGAGCTGATTCTCGACCTCTCGTCGTCCACCCGGGTGGTCGACGTCAGCGACGAGCTCCAGGCCACCCTGGAGGCCGACCGGCAGGCCCTGCCCGGCGCCTACGCGGCCTTCATCGGGCTCAACGCCGAGGAGCCCTACCGGCTCAAGCTCAGCTACATCCGGGTGCGCCTGGCCCGCACCCGCGACCGGCTGGAGCACGGCACCCCGCACGAGCCGGGCCGCGACTACCTGGGCATCTCCGAGGCCATCGACGAACTCCGGCTGATCCGCTCGTCGCTGCTGGCCAACGAGGGCGCGCTGATCGCGGACGGTCCGGTGCTGCGGCTGCTGCGCACCGCCGTGGCGGTCGGGATGGGCCTGGCCACGCTCGACATCCGCGAGCACGCCGGGCGCCACCACGCCACGCTGGCAGTGCTTTTCGACCGGCTCGACGAGCTCGAGGTGCCCTACACCGAGCTGGAGCGCGGCGCGCGCATCGAGGTGCTGTCGAAGGAGCTCGCCCATCGTCGTCCATTGATCGGAGCGGGGATCGACACCCTGCCCGAACCCGCCGGGCGCGTGCTGGAGCTGTTCCGCACGATCCGCACGGCGCTGGAGCGGTTCGGGCCGGACGCGATCGAGAGCTACATCGTGTCGATGGCGCAGGACATCGACGACATCCTGGCCGTGGTGGTGCTGGCCCGGGAGGCGGGGCTGGTCGACACCGGCAGCCCGCAGGCACCGGCCTGGGCCCGCATCGGTTTCGTGCCGCTGTTCGAGACGGTGACGGAGCTGGAGGCGGCCGGCCCGCTGATGGACGCGCTGCTGTCCGATCCGTCGTACCGTCGTGTGGTCACGGCCCGCGGCGACGTGCAAGAGATCATGCTCGGCTACTCGGACAGTTCCAAGGACGCCGGTATCGCCGCCTCACAGTGGCAGATCCACCGGGCCCAGCGGGCGCTGCGTGACATCGCCGCGAACCACGGCGTGGTGCTGCGGCTGTTCCACGGACGCGGCGGCTCGACCGGTCGCGGCGGCGGCCCGACCGGCGAGGCGATCCTGTCGCAGCCGTACGGCAGCCTGAACGGGCCGATCAAGATCACCGAGCAGGGCGAGGTGATCTCGGACAAGTACACGCTGCCCCAGCTGGGCCGCGAGAACATCGAGCAGGCCCTCGCCGCGGTGCTGGAAGCCTCTGTGCTGCACCGTAGTTCGCGCCTGCCGGCAGACGTGCTGGACGGCTGGAACAGCACCATGGACCTGGTGGCCGGCTCGGCCCAGGAGGCCTACCGGGCGCTGGTGCGTGACCCGCAGCTGGTGCCGTTCTTCGTCTCCGCCACGCCGGTGGACGAGCTGGGCAAGCTGAACATCGGATCCCGGCCCTCGCGCCGGCCCGGTGGCGCGGGCGGCCTGGACGACCTGCGGGCGATCCCGTGGGTGTTCGGCTGGACCCAGTCCCGGATGAACCTGCCCGGCTGGTTCGGCGTGGGCAGCGGTCTGGCCGCCGCCCGCGAGGCGGGGCGCGGCGACACCCTGGTTCAGATGTACGGCTCCTGGCACTTCTTCCGCACCTTCCTGTCGAACGTGCAGATGACGCTGTCCAAGACCGACATGCAGATCGCCGCCCGCTACGTGCGCACGCTGGTGGGTGACGACGACGCGGCCAAGCTGTTCGACGTGATCCAGGCCGAGCACGAGCGCACCGTGCAGGAGGTGCTGCGGGTGACCGGGCGCGACCAGCTGCTGGCCGCCTCACCGGTACTGCGCCGCACCCTGGAGCTGCGGGACAACTACCTGGCCCCGCTGCACGCCCTCCAGATCTCCCTGCTGGCGCGCTCCCGGCAGGCCGACGAGAACCCGGACCCGGATCTCCAGCGCGCCCTGCTGCTGACGATCAACGGGATCGCGGCCGGCCTGCGCAACACCGGCTGA